tttttcattttttgaacaCTTAAATTATGGcatattactttttttaatattcattctTTTTAAGTGAActtttgatattgttcattgcCACATTGTATATAATCAGAGGATATTTATCAAGAACCCACGATTTTAATTTCTACAAACCTACCCTCGATATTTAAGGCTAATTCATGTTTgcgtgttatttttttcaaaagctaCTCTTTGTTGCCATAACGGACTTTTTTCAAGTAGATCTCAAGTACTACGTATTTTGTTTGATGCATCTCATATTCATTGCAACAACGTTTCTAAGAAAATTGACTTTCTAAACTATACCACTTATTCATAAAAAGACCTCACTATGTAAATGCAGGCTTTAGGAACATTTTTGATAATGTCTTCCTTATGAAAATCattcatgatatcatttttatataaaaatcgaCGTCATCAAATAAATGTCAGTTTAAATTGGGATAGAATAGCGTTTTTGATATAGACTtaggacggggggggggggggatgggggggggggagggggtcctataaatgtatgaaattcTGACACctatatataatgatatatagatTGTGATacttttttataacaaatacgACACCTGATACTGTAtgatcttttaattaaaaaaatattccgaattaaataattatgataagATAAAGAATGCCACGTTGTGTTGCTATAAGAAGGTTTGCGATTGATAAAGTTCGaagtattacttatatttataattaaaataactagctatacatgtaatatgtaccAAAATCAAGCATACCATTTCAGTTATAACCTGACTCAACAAAAGCATAACACAAATCTAGCATTGCATGAATATAAACAACGATGGGTAATGGAACCAATATCTTCGATTCATTACACTTATTACAACGTTTTCCATCTAATAAATGTTTCGTTTTTTATTACCAATAATGTTGTAGTTTACATGTTTGTCATACAATTATCGTAATATATCGAAAAATAATGAAACTTTATTCATTGTGTTCTGGACAAATGGTAGCTCGCATTCGCCTGTTTATTGTGGTTTGGTTTTGCTTCTTGGGGAAAGGAGAGCAACTacatttttcataataactGAAAACTAactttctaaaataattatcctTCCATGACCCCTTTAAAGTTCTTCATTTTCATATCTGCAAAAATACCCAAATCAATCTCATAAGTGACCAAGGTCATTTATATTTTCGATTAGCACTTTTCATACGGCGAGTTCTTTACAATAGCACAAAGCGCAGAGAGATTTGACAACCACTTATAGAAGATTATGTTCCGTGAATTCAGaattaaattgtattatataaatgaaagaaaaagatcTACGTAACAAATTGCCGCATATGCATGTTCTACGCAAAATCAAAGTTATGATTCAAGAGGAGTACTATATTTGGAATTTCTTGTGGAAAGCACACAAGTATATTTGGTACATAATAcagcattattgtaaataatagcatttatgtaaattgtgatatgttatttttatgccagtaccaaaaaaaaatagtctAGTCATGATATAATTGTAATTCTAATATTTGAGTATTTTTGAGTATTTAGCTGATCTTCTTTAATTGTCTACATTAACCAATCAGAGTGCGGCGTTTAGTCGCGCGATGTTTTGACTACGTCATTTTAACTGTCAGCTGTCAACAAGCAATCAACCCACCCTCCTTCCCCTTCATCACCTTTATAGTTGGGGATTTATTTTGCActgtattacacatgtatgttGTTGTTGATATGTACAATGctctttttgttcaacaatatgtTTGTTGTATGTATATTTGGTACATGTTGATATTGTATACATCTTTGTTTAATATGGGGGAGGTCATTTGCTCACCTTTTATAACTTACATTCAATGTCTGGTAATTGATATTATGACTGTTTGAAGACCTCCCCTTATTGcctaatttttcttattagcaaaaataaatggcaGTATATACACACAaccatgttttatgtttttcaatCAATCTTAGCCagatcaacaatattacataaaGCCTTTTATTTTGTGATGCAATATTAGCCACGTGTAATAGATGTAGACGAGTATCTaaagaatttgtttaaaatgccgacattttgaaatgttttctaAACGTTAATCGACAGGTAAAACTTTCTTGTTCAATATGTGTAATGATATCGTATTATGTATATCAAGGCTAATTATCGTCGCTGCTCAGGCGCGTGAATAATTTCGaatgacatctttaaattttgatgCCACCAAGAATAAAATaacaattgatatttatttgataatctaaagttaatattattttctatttattctaCAAAATGCTAGGAAGCCAGTCAATTGCAATTGTTTGTTGAAGACTTACAATTGTTATGTGAAATATTCAATAagatttaaataatcaaaattgtgaaagattttataatatttgagtTCTTTATAAATGAGGTAAGTAGTATTACATAAGTGTTCCATACTTGTAATATTCAATGATATTTTCATTATCGTTAAATgtgaattttgtttgtaatgttaaaatgaaaaacgtataaatgtattttgatatttttttacgTTTCCCAAGCATCACATACAATTAATATCAATAGATACATCACACTGTAGTTTTCACCGTTGTTGTGATGTTTGGGGAATTGCTCGGCTGATTTGTGGCTATGTGAGATACTCACGTTCACAATACTAGAAgaattataaatcaaaatatgtaaaagtTAATCAAAAGACGTTCGTTATGATGCGCGCAAATTGGAAAgtaatttcaaatcaaaaatataatttatagttCAGTTGCAATTgatagatttaaatttttaatgtaacattattatatacactgtatagtTTCATCTAATCTCCTTCAGTCTCCATGATCCTTATGTTAccctgtgtacatgtacattcaatttGGTACCtaaagtttgtaaaaaaaaaaatagtagggttaaaaagaaggaaaaaagaAACACCAGTCAATCTTCGTGTCGCAGACCAAGAAAATGTGTGAAGCCTTCAAGTGAATTTTTGTGGTCTTCGAACGCGTGTTGTTTTAAAGCAAATGTAGCTGAACTAAATCTATACCGCTTCAAATATACTTtaattgataattgatttatttttctaaacagATAATATTTTACAACTGAGAAGCCAATTAAAAGGTCACAATTTTCTGTAATCTGAAGGCTATGTGTAAAGGAACatcaataatatatttattcattcacatctaaattttaaatcattcaatgtGTTATCATTGAGTTTCAGTGCACGAATATCAGAGAAGACACTTTCATATTGCATTTCGTAATAAGTTTAAAGCATATTTCTATAGCCAAATGTTATCCATGAAACTTTTATCTCGACAGAAAAACTAGTATATACTTTTGTTCGACAACAgttaataatataatttacaattcgGATACAAACCAAATTATTTACTCCGAATCATAAATATTTCGAATTGTTGGAAATAATGCATATGCCGTAtgtgataaataaatgtttctctgctgtttatttttttgtttttgtttttttttaggggggggggggggggggttggattaattaatgaaattatgCACTACTTTAAAAATCTGtggttatttttgttcaaaataacATAATTCGCACAAAGGTCAAAAGTACACATCATCCGTATACAGGTACagtggtttttaaaataatattttgacaaggtattcattaattttctttctgAAATACACTCTAACAACTATATTAgatacaaaaaatcaaaattatctttaaagCAATCTCAGTAATTGATATGCATATTTAATTACCAATGTTTATATCAAAGCAAATCAAACACACCTATCAATGTATAAAACTGGGGTAGAGTTAATGCTTAATATGTCCGACTtcctaaaatatatttacattgtagTCGTATACATACATACTAGCCATACTTACAAGACGCAtaagatatatattaaacattagTGCTATCTTCTGAGGGATTACACTTTTATCAAATGAGttataaatcaatataaatcataaatcatATAATTTCCAATGAGTTATATTCAATATCCATCGATTGCTTGGCGTCCGTCTATTTTTTTGCCTATCCTCAAATCGACAAATTGTAAACTTTGTCTACTTTAAacaaacttgacacaaagcattcttaacatgagaataaaatatttttaaaagaagaatgAATCATTTGCAAAGACAACATGatttaaaaacttttcaaatgaTGTACATTGGTGTCcgaaagaaaatttttaagaacCAAGCACCAAAATCTGCTAATATTATCAAGAAGATTTCTTTGATAAATAAGCagtttttatagataatagattttaatattgtttattagAAGTAGATAGATTAAATTACAATTGTATGTCATCCAAACTAAAAAttatatcgaaaaaaaaaatcataactaaagTTTTGCATTTTCCGTTAGATACGCTTAATTCCAAAAAATGTTTAGTACAACGTATGGCTAGATGTAAAGATCAATATTATATTTAACATCttaaacagaaacaaaacttcAAAAATTACAACGAAATGAcgatttttattcaattatcaGTATTCCAATGCAATGTATACCATGcgtgtttacatgtaaaacaagtGGCCCACAGGCATTGATTGTCACCGAAGTACCATAGCTTTTCAATCTCGTGGCAAACAAtccattgtttacattttaagcTTTAAAAGTTAAATCTTTCATCGGAAAATCCTCTTTACTGTCATCCTTGCTGTTATTATTTGatgttaaaaacatttattcattcaaatttaaGGAGGGGGTGATGGTCAAAAATcggaggaatctcggattatcTATGTATTACTTCAGCTCACAGGGTCAACAATTGTAAACGTTTGGTGAAGAGAGATCTGCTGACCTTAagtgatcaattttttttataatattaacagtttcatttataatgcacAGAACATGCATGCAGCTAATTTCTAAAAGTTTACAATGCACAATAAATAAAAGTAGATttccgaagaaaaaaaacaaaatatctaatTCAGTATTTCCGAGTAAGAATTGACCTTGTGGTTTTCAAGATGTTAAATTTGTTTCGGACAAGAAACAACAAATACTCCAAGGAAAAAATACGTTTACCATAGGTCACACCCTCCCccctttttacaaaaaaactcaACCCCCGTCACATAGGTAGAGATTTACACAATTTAAGATCAtatcattataaacataataaaagGGCAATTAGTTTATCTCCAACAACTATGAAagtacgaaaaaaaaatcttgtaaatcaacacatttttattagtGTGGCCACATTAAACCTATCCAAGGGTGCTAACGTCCTGTCCACTAAACAATTAATGTAGATATTTAGTAGAGGGTTTCATGGATGTTATTTAACCTACAATTAGTTTTTCTTCCGCATTTTGGGAGTAGAGggaattttaaaagatattgccTTTTTGCATACAAGGCCCCGCTCATGAGGTCCCAATGGCAAACGTTCTGGTTATAAATTGAACAATTTATATTTCTCTCATTCTAGAGATGCTTCAATCCAAAAATGATAACAATTGTCCTGTAGTTTTTAAGgcctaaaaatttaaaattgttaacgcaggAAGACGTACAACCACAAGTAGCAATAGGTTACCTAAGTGACATTAAATAATAAACGTTTAAATGACCTAGAGCATAATTAAAACTAATCACTTTTATGGAAGATTCTGTTATTAGCGTTTATTTTGCGAATACTACTCtgcatttttaagaaaaatcacaaTCATAGCAATTATAGTCACGTGTAAACTTTAAACGTCAATCAATTACCTCACGAAGAATtgtcaataaaataaatcaaaaacagACAAATTATGCCATAAAAAATGTTGGTTTAACTGGCAAATCGTGGGGGCTGTCCAGAGACAACGTTTTCTGCATACGTCGGCGGGGGCATTGTCTGTGATGCAGGTGGCGGGGGTGGATACGGTTGTTGATGACTATAGCTTTTTCCTGGATTTGGTGGCGCACTTGGCTGCACTCCCCAGCCTTGTGGATGTTGTGGATGTGTATTATATGCCACTGAAAGGGGTAAAATAATTGTACAGATAGTTTTAAGAGATTTTTGTTTCtcataatttacacaactttgttaaattttttgtacaaggatatacttggttttttttattaaatcaaaaattcAATTAGTCTTCTTTTGTAGAGTATTTGTAGTGGAATAGTGTGTTATTGTTGGATATAGATATAAATAAGTTTATCGAAGGTActcttgaagaaaaaaattcaaaatgaatgtAATGTAACAagataaatttaaatgaaactaaTGAATCGAAAACGAAAGTTACTTGTTGATGACATTGTTGAAACACCGGCTGGTTGGATTACGGTTCCTGTTGATTTCTTCTTGCAACAGACAATGCAGACGACAACAATAATGACGCACAAGAAAATTAGTCCAGCTATGCCTCCAACAACTGCACCAATGATTGTTCCAACGGGACTGTAATAGAAATCAGAATTACAGAAAGTAATTATAAATTTGGCatagcaaaataaaaatataaatcaagaaATTTTATTCGTTTCTTCTTTTTCGCATTTTGCATTTAGGCATTTTAACGCTTGTTCTatgttgtttaattttattcatctattcattttttgttttaatatacattgcagattttaaaacatttcagatATACACATGCAGACATCTTCctacttgttttaaaattaaagttatttgaATATCGGTCAGACTTGTTTTTCGAAAATGAGTACACAGGTAGAGAAGAGGGTccgtaaaataaaatttgaattaattaaattgtAGATTTATCTCATATTTTTGTTGTGAAGAACGAAACTTAAAAAAGAACTTTGATCGTCGACATGCTTTCCTTACAAATGAGATCAGTAAAACTGATAGACTCACATTTCATAGTAATAGCTGTAGTAGTAGTAACAGTAGTACGAAGAAGAATAATGGTAGCAACTACTCCAAACAGCACCTTGTAatacaaataaaagaaatgtgAAACAACAACTATTTAATATGAACAAAatgtaacaaattaaaatattatgaaaaggTGTTTGAAAATTCCACTGATTAGGAAATTTGTTTTAACTTACCCGGAAGAATTGTTGCCAATACACAACTTAAGATGATTGGAGATACCGCCATTTTGATCGAGAATGCACGAATGTAATGACGAAGCTTTGGTCTTATCTACCTGGCACTGTACCTTATATGGTGATAGAATTGcgttttcaaatttaaatcccGCGTTCAAACCAAATTTAAGGATGTATTTGTTCATCGGCAGCATTTCAGATAGGATTGACAATAGGACCGTCCTATCAGTTTCAATGAAACGCCTTTCAGTTACTCTAAACAACATTTATCACATTTGTTTATATTGATAAGATTTCTATTTAGCTTGGCTATAATCTTTTTAGCAACAATTATAAAAGGAAAAGACTTATGTTTTACATTTCTTTCCTCCGAAAGGTCGTGGCCGTTTTTAAACCCTATTGATCTCCTTAAGAAGAAGAAATCAATATagaaatataggaaaatattcaaatttaatagattactatatatataccttatgaaaagaaaattatcttCGGCCTTGAAGAATACAATAAGGACAATAGAAACAACTTAGAGAAACCAAATTGAATCAATGTTTCAAAGTCTACAATTGTTGTACACTGCAACGAAATAATAACGTTGAATCACACTAAAAGCAAGGTTGTTTGACCACTGGGAAAATTCTAACCACTAAACACGTTCACCCTTTCTACAGTAAGTTAGTATGTGAGATTGATTGAAAGTTCCATCTTCAAAATGTTTCGTTTCACCAAGGAGGCCTGCGATGtagttgtttgatttctttAGTGCTGATGGTCTGATCATTGATTCAAGaatatccttatatttttcatgaaatttccGAATAACTCTTCTTCTGCACCTGGCCCTGGATAAAGCTGTaggtgtcactacagtattaaattttactatatattcttaccaaaatatCGCAACTTTAAatacagtttgaaaatttaaaacgaacttctggagaAAATCCTCTAgatatctttttaaacaacacttcattacaattttctagcaaaatacacacgtgcatcgagcaaggcgtgagactttgtttacctcgaagttacacatgtgcttgaaaatcaagcccgggccttttcatccccccccccccggaaacaacacgcatcaaaaattcaaataaccTCGCATTATTAtaaaactgggatagttagacctcctacacattgtttttcagctCATAAAAAATCAGCTTCTTTCGCGTGCGGAAAAgccccaaattcaaaggggaattcgggaattattttgcctaagccatgttttgacgtgcaccatcagtgaaatactgttaagACACCTGCAATATAACTCTTTTTTATTGCAAAGTTAACATTATTAGATTGATTAATATGCTTTGTGGTACGGGGCTAAAAAAATATTGGAAGATATCTACTCATTTCAGAAAGTTATTAGCGATTTTTTAACACCACAGTGTACACGGCGGCCAccgatttatgaaaatatgatcaaagttatactgtatgcatttacacggtgtttttatattcagtgttttttttggttttgattaaacaagtgatgaatgaaaatgtataaaatgacgcAAAT
This genomic window from Crassostrea angulata isolate pt1a10 chromosome 8, ASM2561291v2, whole genome shotgun sequence contains:
- the LOC128159741 gene encoding protein shisa-5-like, yielding MAVSPIILSCVLATILPGAVWSSCYHYSSSYYCYYYYSYYYEIPVGTIIGAVVGGIAGLIFLCVIIVVVCIVCCKKKSTGTVIQPAGVSTMSSTMAYNTHPQHPQGWGVQPSAPPNPGKSYSHQQPYPPPPPASQTMPPPTYAENVVSGQPPRFAS